One genomic window of Chanos chanos chromosome 13, fChaCha1.1, whole genome shotgun sequence includes the following:
- the msrb1a gene encoding methionine-R-sulfoxide reductase B1-A — protein MSFCAFSGGEIYKDHFQPGIYVCAECGHELFSSRSKYEHSSPWPAFSETIHENSVSKQEERWGAYKVRCGKCGNGLGHEFVNDGPKNGLSRFUIFSSSLKFVPKEKGEQ, from the exons ATGTCATTCTGTGCTTTTTCCGGTGGGGAGATCTATAAGGATCATTTTCAGCCCG ggatttatgtgtgtgcagagtgtgGACATGAGCTATTCTCCAGCAGGTCAAAATACGAGCACTCATCTCCCTGGCCTGCTTTCTCAGAGACCATCCATGAAAACAGTGTGTCTAAACAAGAGGAGAGATGGGGAGCATACAAG GTTCGCTGTGGGAAGTGTGGGAATGGACTGGGTCATGAATTTGTGAATGATGGACCCAAAAACGGCCTGTCACGGTTCTGAATATTCAGCAGCTCGCTGAAGTTCGTCCCTAAAG AGAAGGGTGAGCAGTAA